One genomic segment of Cardinium endosymbiont of Philonthus spinipes includes these proteins:
- a CDS encoding NUDIX hydrolase has product MFRLFILFYLCLVSCSCITNKPNRKSIPSQAQLEYDSTVCSYDSSTILARRLKNNLKASVGVLLCYTNDKQESFVLLGRERVGKRDGATWCELGGSVETGESFLEAAIRESKEESGGVYQLDPNDLLNNGVVCYNKYKQKDGRIREEVYILLNINNYYPSDVLCKAVNRQNKDTYREKDDFKWVSCTSLCTIDHNPCILTDIDGNEHTFTLRKFFYEALKRDSFRMKLLYVM; this is encoded by the coding sequence ATGTTTCGTTTATTTATACTTTTTTATCTATGTCTTGTTTCTTGCAGCTGTATAACGAATAAACCTAATAGAAAATCAATTCCTAGCCAAGCACAGTTAGAATATGATTCAACAGTGTGTAGTTACGACAGTAGCACTATACTTGCAAGAAGATTAAAAAATAATCTAAAGGCCAGTGTTGGTGTTTTGCTTTGTTATACTAATGACAAACAAGAAAGTTTTGTCTTATTAGGTAGAGAACGAGTAGGTAAACGTGATGGGGCAACATGGTGTGAATTAGGTGGAAGTGTAGAAACAGGTGAAAGTTTTTTAGAAGCTGCTATTCGCGAATCAAAAGAGGAAAGTGGAGGCGTATATCAATTGGATCCAAATGATTTATTGAATAATGGAGTGGTTTGTTATAATAAATATAAACAAAAGGATGGGCGTATTAGAGAAGAAGTATATATTTTACTGAATATAAATAATTATTATCCTTCTGATGTATTATGTAAAGCAGTCAATCGGCAAAATAAGGATACTTATAGGGAGAAAGATGACTTCAAATGGGTTTCATGCACTAGTTTATGCACAATCGATCACAATCCTTGTATATTAACAGATATAGATGGTAATGAGCATACGTTTACGCTAAGAAAGTTTTTCTATGAAGCATTGAAAAGAGATTCATTTCGAATGAAATTATTATATGTAATGTAG
- a CDS encoding NUDIX hydrolase produces the protein MKDYTLQVTARALIVKNRQLLLVSNDYKLWYTPGGHLEPSETLPACMVREVKEETGLDVKPNQIVHVAEFFDKKYNAHKIEVYFSAEIDVNELPKNWSDKDGPVTTSQFFDVEALKDIHVVPAFLKTGKWSNFDLDVYQGSEKR, from the coding sequence ATGAAAGACTATACTTTACAAGTAACAGCTAGAGCGCTAATAGTAAAAAATAGGCAATTACTACTTGTTAGTAATGATTATAAGCTTTGGTATACACCTGGCGGGCATTTAGAACCAAGTGAAACGCTTCCAGCGTGCATGGTAAGAGAAGTAAAAGAAGAAACTGGACTTGATGTTAAACCAAACCAAATTGTCCATGTTGCAGAATTTTTTGATAAAAAGTATAATGCACATAAGATAGAGGTCTATTTTTCCGCAGAAATAGATGTAAATGAGCTGCCTAAAAATTGGTCAGATAAAGATGGTCCAGTTACAACCTCTCAATTTTTTGATGTTGAAGCCTTAAAAGATATCCATGTTGTACCAGCCTTTTTAAAAACAGGTAAATGGTCAAATTTTGATCTTGATGTTTATCAAGGATCAGAAAAGAGATAA
- a CDS encoding FtsK/SpoIIIE family DNA translocase — protein sequence MAPNNYKVQPATPKKSAPSKPFILDQRTKITIGFFLQGISIFLAFSFLSHLIHGAKDQHLIESFRSLGFKASSLAISNWLGFTGAFISYYCIHIWWGITAFIFLPFPFLTGIKMVTQKICPHLSLLKVMMASIFLVLWFNILLGYLYTLYPTATLLANHLGGVGYTLGTLFKGLLGYGTFILLFIALLIFMVIFFNVTSFPSPRLFARKHTQKEHRYSPKEENNRESDPFESESEPPSSKKKINDSEPTPTDAADTNLKISIETPDKSNIDFEVVAPQPSSKKLPQASSSPTPSTMPHIRSENYDPTLDLSHYKYPSLDLLERYEQEQLSVTQEELAINKNNIVQTLQNFKINIAKIKATIGPTVTLYEIVPEAGVKISKIKNLEDDIALNLAALGIRIIAPIPGKGTIGIEVPNKNREVVPLQEMLASEKFLKGKMDLPIVLGKSISNELFIADLGRMPHLLIAGATGQGKSVGLNVLLTSLIYKKHPSQLKLVLVDPKKVELSLYNKLERHFLAKLPISEEPIITETKKVIHTLNSLCIEMDHRYELLKEAGTRNIKEYNEKFIKRILNPQEGHRFLPYIVLVIDEFADMMMTAGKEIEVPIARLAQLARAIGIHLVLATQRPSVNVITGIIKANFPVRISYKVSSRIDSRTILDASGAEQLVGNGDMLLSMNSDIIRLQTPFLDTEEVERVCSYIGAQQGYASAYMLPTYDEEDKEDMVSVDLQATDPLFEEAARLIVLHQQGSTSLIQRKLKLGYNRSGRLIDQLEAAGIVGPFEGSKAREVLVPDEASLNEILGRLPHKE from the coding sequence ATGGCCCCAAATAATTATAAAGTTCAGCCAGCTACGCCTAAAAAAAGTGCTCCATCCAAGCCATTTATATTAGACCAACGTACTAAAATAACCATTGGATTTTTTCTACAGGGGATTAGTATTTTTTTAGCATTTTCCTTCCTGTCGCATCTTATTCATGGCGCTAAAGATCAGCATCTTATTGAATCTTTTCGGTCTTTAGGTTTCAAGGCATCTAGTCTGGCTATTTCCAACTGGCTGGGTTTTACGGGTGCTTTTATAAGTTATTATTGTATCCATATCTGGTGGGGCATCACCGCTTTTATCTTTTTGCCTTTTCCATTTTTAACAGGCATAAAAATGGTCACACAAAAAATTTGTCCTCACCTTTCCTTATTAAAAGTGATGATGGCTTCTATTTTTCTTGTATTATGGTTCAATATTTTACTAGGCTACCTATACACACTCTACCCAACTGCCACCTTACTGGCTAACCATCTAGGAGGAGTGGGCTATACGCTTGGCACGTTATTTAAAGGACTATTAGGCTATGGCACTTTTATCTTGCTTTTTATTGCCTTGCTCATCTTCATGGTGATATTTTTCAATGTAACTTCTTTTCCGTCACCTCGTTTATTTGCACGGAAACATACACAAAAAGAGCATAGATATTCACCCAAAGAGGAAAATAACAGAGAAAGTGATCCATTTGAATCAGAAAGTGAGCCGCCATCTAGTAAAAAAAAAATCAATGACAGCGAACCTACCCCTACAGATGCAGCAGATACAAATCTGAAAATCAGTATAGAAACGCCTGACAAAAGCAATATAGACTTTGAAGTAGTCGCCCCTCAACCATCCTCTAAAAAACTGCCTCAAGCCTCCTCCTCTCCTACACCTTCGACAATGCCCCATATTCGAAGCGAAAACTACGATCCAACCTTAGACCTATCGCACTACAAATATCCTTCTTTAGATCTATTGGAACGATATGAACAAGAACAGCTATCTGTTACACAGGAAGAGTTGGCTATCAATAAAAACAATATTGTACAAACCCTACAAAACTTTAAGATTAATATTGCCAAAATTAAAGCTACTATTGGCCCTACCGTTACCCTTTATGAAATTGTACCTGAAGCAGGGGTAAAAATTTCCAAGATAAAAAACCTGGAGGACGACATTGCCCTCAACCTAGCTGCGTTAGGGATTCGTATCATTGCGCCCATACCAGGGAAAGGCACCATTGGCATTGAAGTACCCAATAAAAATAGAGAAGTCGTACCGCTTCAGGAGATGCTTGCCTCTGAAAAGTTTTTAAAAGGGAAGATGGATTTACCTATTGTATTGGGTAAAAGTATCTCTAATGAGCTGTTTATTGCAGATTTAGGCCGCATGCCTCATCTACTTATTGCAGGTGCTACTGGGCAAGGCAAATCTGTCGGGCTCAATGTGCTATTGACCTCTTTGATTTATAAAAAGCATCCCTCCCAATTAAAACTGGTATTGGTAGACCCTAAAAAGGTAGAACTTTCGCTCTATAACAAATTAGAACGTCATTTTTTAGCCAAATTACCGATCAGTGAAGAACCGATTATTACAGAAACCAAAAAGGTAATTCATACCTTGAATTCTTTATGCATTGAAATGGACCACCGCTATGAACTACTAAAGGAAGCGGGCACACGTAATATTAAAGAATACAATGAAAAGTTTATAAAAAGGATACTAAACCCTCAAGAAGGCCACCGTTTTTTACCCTATATTGTATTGGTGATAGATGAGTTTGCCGATATGATGATGACAGCAGGTAAGGAAATAGAGGTACCCATTGCACGACTGGCCCAATTGGCACGTGCCATTGGCATCCATCTTGTTTTGGCTACACAAAGGCCTTCTGTGAATGTGATTACAGGTATTATCAAAGCGAATTTTCCTGTTAGGATTTCCTATAAAGTAAGCTCACGGATTGACTCTAGAACGATTTTAGATGCGAGTGGTGCGGAGCAATTGGTAGGCAATGGAGACATGTTGCTTTCCATGAATTCTGATATCATTCGTTTGCAAACGCCCTTTTTAGATACAGAAGAGGTAGAACGTGTTTGCAGCTATATTGGTGCACAGCAAGGCTATGCATCTGCCTATATGTTACCTACTTACGATGAAGAGGATAAAGAGGATATGGTATCTGTAGATTTGCAGGCAACGGATCCCTTATTTGAAGAAGCGGCCAGGTTGATTGTATTGCACCAACAGGGCAGTACTTCTTTGATCCAACGCAAGCTGAAGTTGGGCTATAACCGCTCTGGAAGACTTATAGACCAATTGGAAGCGGCAGGTATTGTAGGCCCCTTTGAGGGCAGCAAAGCTAGAGAAGTGTTGGTGCCAGATGAGGCAAGCTTAAATGAAATCTTAGGACGGTTGCCGCACAAAGAGTAA
- a CDS encoding iron-sulfur cluster assembly protein → MIQKEQIIAAIKQVYDPEIPVDVYELGLIYDITILPLNNIEVLMTLTSPNCPAADIIPSQVEEKIKAIEGVHEVKVDITFEPPYTIDRMSQAAKLELGFA, encoded by the coding sequence ATGATTCAAAAAGAACAAATTATAGCAGCTATTAAACAAGTGTATGATCCAGAGATACCAGTAGATGTTTATGAACTAGGACTTATCTATGACATTACCATCTTGCCGCTCAATAACATTGAGGTCTTAATGACACTTACTTCTCCCAATTGTCCAGCAGCAGATATCATACCTAGCCAAGTAGAAGAAAAGATTAAAGCGATAGAAGGAGTGCATGAAGTAAAGGTAGATATTACCTTTGAGCCTCCTTATACAATAGATCGAATGTCTCAAGCAGCTAAGTTAGAATTGGGATTTGCTTAA
- a CDS encoding sodium:solute symporter family transporter, producing the protein MALFIVAAFLSLTLVVGIYFSRKKTTFREYAVGNKQFATATLVATVLATDYGGGGLIRNVECIYELGLFWIIVILLNCFGNWFIGRLALRMGPFMQHLSIAETIGSVYGIYPRILTALVSICSCIVIITSQMIVMSKAIEICLVLTNPYVITALASLLLIFYSTFGGIRAVTFTDVLQFLTFSIIIPLLAWCMFAKADKPAATIIPMLQGHTKFQFSSLLHGYTILIALLLRVLSALTSRVSPHTMQRVYMASGPIQAQKVFSYATLFSLVITSFITLISLFVFVKAPDLPKEAILEYIMNHIPPFFKGFVTISLLAMAMSTADSCLNACSVMVGHDIVKSLQKGKEITDGYQLKIARRATLVVGLLAMLLAFKNQDLLKLLYWSLNCSIPIVTAPFILAAFGFRGTTRTALVGMATGGLAIVAWNKWVKPSTGMDGSFPAMVANGLAMMAAHHLFKQPKDTGWMDPDYQFKQLQQAHRRKRVERKEAIKNGWTNKKAILLKLMPSDRTIRLIGLYMVATAILDYWFIRPDHIYWAICQVLVGALFTSSKTFFSKTIPAWCMGVCWLIGLAVYLPVNLLEHWWNLVDPVFTTSLSLAHCAVILSLFPLYLGIGVVTGTLLLALYPISVGFTLPMLCTLLPLFVVSLLIVAIIIWFKVNQNIYINKILYLENHEKIRKSQQLKASLYDAAAGPTVGKAKGYGAILTEVIGKIEESISFLDSNIPLYKQDFQSIINKLYDWAAYFNRRAKAKKHALLQPTQITLDKLIRKVELALSQEVTDPPRLLVETITSANGGASPYMVCDIHQVVYLLVKAVLRVGKLQEAVRPVVRIQLHSTALQFKLADPVDGSQPVCILFQATALVISQATAAPETLPKVKQTYGDAIDAIDPQGKPETPPSIDLQQETLSSIVGAHYGYWETLGGKKHPSMLLVLPNDVTDILGRMTTTLPLDALTLEAPATPKEQADSMMVLMKFHDYVCKFSYQMDPVDVGTISGLLLLLRQHFGFKRHASGQLFYVRAVGIAELVVEWAFHSPKVIYAALLYELVRRTCLPLSYVKEHYNLGVYAFVLNVVGIDKRQSLDHPSLLYVQNRLKEAIKEEHIQLSVLFIKLAERLYDLRHAAGYIHPTEVQHMAQETLAIDVKLANTYLGPEIATVLEVAAKKALKVGNSIEKNNKRDTSS; encoded by the coding sequence ATGGCCTTATTTATAGTAGCCGCTTTTTTATCCTTAACGCTGGTGGTAGGTATTTACTTTAGTAGAAAAAAAACCACCTTTCGGGAATATGCAGTGGGGAATAAACAATTTGCTACCGCCACCCTAGTTGCTACAGTATTGGCTACTGATTATGGTGGAGGAGGCTTAATACGTAATGTAGAGTGTATTTATGAACTTGGCTTATTTTGGATCATTGTTATACTTTTAAATTGTTTTGGTAATTGGTTCATTGGTAGATTAGCATTGCGTATGGGGCCATTTATGCAACACCTCTCTATAGCTGAAACAATAGGTAGTGTGTATGGTATCTATCCACGGATTCTTACTGCTTTGGTTAGTATATGTAGTTGTATCGTTATCATTACTAGCCAAATGATTGTAATGAGCAAGGCCATTGAAATTTGTCTGGTATTGACTAATCCCTATGTAATCACTGCCCTTGCAAGCTTACTCCTGATCTTCTATTCCACTTTTGGAGGTATTCGTGCCGTTACCTTTACAGATGTATTGCAGTTTCTAACCTTTTCCATTATTATTCCCCTTTTAGCTTGGTGTATGTTTGCAAAAGCAGACAAGCCAGCTGCAACCATTATTCCTATGCTACAAGGCCATACTAAATTTCAATTTAGTAGTCTACTCCATGGCTATACCATACTCATAGCGCTATTGTTGCGTGTGTTAAGTGCTTTAACATCTCGAGTAAGTCCACACACTATGCAACGGGTGTATATGGCTTCTGGCCCTATTCAGGCTCAGAAAGTTTTTTCATATGCTACTCTTTTTAGCCTTGTTATAACTTCTTTTATCACTTTAATAAGTCTATTTGTTTTTGTAAAAGCACCAGATTTACCGAAGGAAGCAATTTTGGAATATATAATGAACCACATCCCTCCTTTTTTTAAAGGATTTGTGACCATTAGTTTGCTGGCTATGGCAATGTCCACAGCTGATTCTTGCTTAAATGCTTGCTCTGTTATGGTTGGCCATGATATCGTGAAAAGTCTACAAAAAGGAAAAGAAATTACAGATGGCTATCAACTTAAAATAGCTAGACGGGCTACATTAGTGGTGGGTCTATTGGCTATGCTGTTAGCTTTTAAAAATCAAGACCTGTTAAAATTACTGTATTGGTCCCTTAACTGCTCTATACCTATCGTAACAGCTCCTTTTATCTTAGCTGCTTTTGGTTTTCGAGGGACTACTCGTACTGCTTTAGTCGGTATGGCAACAGGTGGACTGGCTATTGTAGCTTGGAACAAATGGGTTAAACCTTCAACAGGTATGGATGGCTCTTTCCCTGCTATGGTAGCAAATGGCCTAGCTATGATGGCAGCCCACCATTTATTTAAACAACCTAAAGACACGGGGTGGATGGATCCGGATTACCAGTTTAAACAACTCCAACAAGCTCATAGACGCAAACGTGTGGAACGAAAAGAAGCTATTAAAAATGGCTGGACCAATAAAAAAGCTATTTTACTCAAACTGATGCCCAGTGATCGTACCATACGCTTAATAGGTCTATATATGGTCGCTACTGCTATTCTAGATTATTGGTTTATTAGGCCCGATCACATCTATTGGGCGATTTGTCAAGTCCTTGTGGGGGCGCTTTTTACCTCTTCTAAAACCTTTTTTAGCAAAACCATTCCAGCTTGGTGCATGGGTGTGTGTTGGCTAATAGGACTAGCGGTTTACCTCCCTGTAAATCTACTTGAGCACTGGTGGAACCTGGTAGACCCGGTCTTTACCACATCCTTGTCGTTGGCCCATTGTGCGGTAATCTTATCGCTCTTTCCCCTCTATCTGGGTATAGGGGTTGTAACTGGTACATTACTACTGGCGCTTTATCCTATTTCCGTGGGATTTACGCTGCCCATGTTGTGTACCTTGTTGCCACTATTTGTGGTGAGCCTATTAATCGTTGCGATTATTATTTGGTTTAAAGTCAACCAAAATATTTACATAAATAAAATTCTTTACCTTGAAAATCATGAAAAAATAAGAAAATCCCAGCAACTCAAAGCCTCTCTTTATGATGCAGCTGCAGGGCCTACGGTTGGTAAGGCCAAAGGGTATGGTGCCATTCTAACGGAGGTAATAGGTAAGATTGAGGAATCTATTTCTTTTTTAGATAGCAATATTCCGCTTTATAAACAGGACTTTCAAAGTATTATCAATAAGCTCTACGATTGGGCGGCCTACTTCAATAGAAGGGCTAAAGCTAAAAAGCATGCACTGTTGCAACCTACGCAGATCACATTAGATAAGTTAATACGTAAGGTAGAGTTGGCCTTGTCGCAAGAGGTGACTGATCCACCTAGACTACTGGTAGAAACCATAACTAGTGCCAATGGGGGGGCATCCCCTTATATGGTATGTGATATCCATCAAGTAGTCTACTTATTGGTTAAGGCTGTTTTACGTGTCGGTAAGCTACAGGAGGCGGTTAGACCCGTTGTGCGGATACAACTCCATTCGACTGCTTTGCAGTTTAAGCTAGCCGATCCTGTTGATGGCAGCCAACCTGTATGCATTCTTTTTCAAGCTACGGCTTTGGTAATCAGCCAGGCTACTGCTGCTCCTGAAACACTACCTAAAGTGAAGCAGACCTATGGCGATGCCATAGATGCGATCGACCCTCAAGGTAAACCAGAAACACCACCCTCTATAGACTTGCAACAGGAAACCTTATCCAGTATTGTTGGTGCCCATTATGGCTATTGGGAAACGTTGGGTGGAAAAAAGCACCCCTCGATGCTGTTGGTATTGCCTAATGATGTCACAGATATCCTAGGTAGGATGACTACTACACTCCCTCTAGATGCCTTAACCTTAGAAGCACCCGCCACCCCTAAGGAGCAAGCCGATTCGATGATGGTACTCATGAAGTTCCATGACTATGTTTGCAAGTTCTCTTATCAGATGGATCCTGTGGATGTGGGCACTATTTCTGGATTGCTTTTATTGCTGAGGCAACATTTTGGTTTTAAACGACATGCTTCTGGTCAATTGTTTTATGTGCGGGCGGTAGGGATTGCTGAATTGGTAGTAGAGTGGGCTTTTCACTCTCCTAAAGTAATCTATGCTGCTTTGTTGTATGAACTGGTGCGTCGTACCTGTTTACCGCTTTCTTATGTCAAGGAACATTATAACTTAGGCGTCTATGCTTTTGTCTTGAATGTGGTAGGGATCGATAAACGGCAATCGCTAGACCATCCTTCTTTGCTATATGTGCAGAATCGACTGAAAGAAGCGATCAAGGAAGAACATATACAGCTTTCTGTTCTATTTATTAAACTGGCAGAACGGCTCTATGACCTACGCCATGCAGCAGGTTATATCCATCCAACAGAGGTGCAACATATGGCACAAGAAACATTGGCTATAGATGTGAAACTGGCCAATACGTACTTAGGCCCAGAGATAGCCACAGTATTAGAAGTAGCAGCTAAAAAGGCTCTGAAGGTAGGAAACAGTATCGAAAAAAATAACAAAAGGGATACAAGCAGTTAG
- a CDS encoding ComEA family DNA-binding protein yields MWRKLTRWIKQAFHFSNRESNGLLAMITLMLLCIIAPKVYKLYYTYTHKPLDHSAAIAFLEKKLTLLQANSGKVSLININTATPEALQEIEGITAQLAVRILRYRNKLGGFICFDQYKEVYGLSNHLQTRLIKRTTICTYYRPKKLSLNQASFKTLVAHPYISAAMAKAIIDYRKRAGKFITLHTIQRLPGYHANWGKKIMPYLTL; encoded by the coding sequence ATGTGGCGTAAGCTAACCCGTTGGATCAAACAAGCTTTTCATTTTTCTAATCGGGAAAGCAATGGTTTGCTCGCCATGATTACGCTGATGCTACTTTGCATCATTGCACCTAAGGTATACAAGTTATACTATACATACACCCATAAGCCACTGGACCATAGCGCAGCTATTGCGTTTTTAGAAAAAAAATTAACGCTACTGCAAGCAAACTCTGGTAAAGTATCCCTGATTAACATCAACACAGCCACTCCAGAAGCGTTACAAGAGATAGAAGGCATTACAGCACAGCTGGCCGTTCGCATCCTACGGTATAGAAACAAACTAGGTGGGTTTATTTGCTTCGATCAATATAAGGAGGTATATGGTCTATCGAACCATCTTCAAACACGATTAATCAAACGGACAACTATATGCACCTACTATAGGCCTAAAAAATTATCCTTAAACCAAGCAAGCTTTAAAACATTAGTCGCTCATCCTTATATTTCAGCTGCTATGGCCAAAGCCATTATAGATTATAGAAAACGAGCAGGGAAGTTTATAACTCTTCATACCATACAAAGGCTACCAGGGTACCATGCTAATTGGGGGAAAAAAATAATGCCTTATCTTACACTTTAA
- a CDS encoding RluA family pseudouridine synthase codes for MHLSNENTFERLQMKDYSLPIPSLTEYAVTVTNEQAKLRIDKFLSEALQISRNKIQEAITGQSVTVNRHLIKPNYVVQPGDAIVAHIPTPIDIETVTPEEIPLDIVYEDDHLLVVHKPAQMAVHPDSAHRTGTLAHALLYRYKHLPLKDNMATRPGLVHRIDKNTSGLLVVAKTADSLADLARQFYNHTVTRTYYTLVWGTPQHETGTIHINVGKDSHNYQRIAAFPDNQQGKRAVTHYQVIKRLHHVSLVACRLETGRTHQIRVHMKHIGHPVFGDLQYGGNVIVSGQRYASYKAFVQNCFKLMPYQALHAAVLGFNHPITKVALSFEAPLPENFVKLIEKWEKYVTAHRHHVA; via the coding sequence ATGCATTTATCCAACGAAAATACTTTTGAAAGATTACAGATGAAAGATTACAGCCTACCCATACCCTCTCTAACAGAATATGCCGTTACCGTTACAAACGAACAAGCTAAGCTCCGTATAGACAAGTTTTTATCAGAGGCTTTGCAAATCAGTCGAAATAAAATTCAAGAAGCGATTACTGGTCAATCGGTTACTGTCAATAGGCACCTTATCAAGCCCAACTATGTCGTTCAGCCTGGAGATGCAATAGTAGCCCATATACCTACACCCATTGATATAGAAACGGTTACGCCAGAAGAGATACCATTGGATATTGTATATGAAGATGATCATCTGCTGGTTGTCCATAAACCAGCCCAAATGGCAGTACATCCAGATAGCGCACATCGCACTGGAACGCTCGCCCATGCATTACTGTATCGCTATAAGCATCTGCCTTTAAAAGACAATATGGCTACCAGACCCGGTTTGGTACATCGAATTGATAAAAACACATCAGGCCTATTGGTAGTGGCCAAAACAGCAGATAGCCTGGCTGATTTGGCCCGTCAATTTTACAACCATACGGTAACACGGACCTACTATACATTGGTTTGGGGCACCCCCCAACATGAGACTGGAACGATTCATATCAATGTAGGTAAAGACAGTCATAACTATCAAAGAATAGCAGCTTTTCCAGACAACCAACAAGGAAAAAGAGCGGTTACCCATTATCAAGTCATCAAACGGCTCCACCATGTTTCGCTTGTAGCCTGCAGATTAGAAACAGGACGTACCCATCAGATTCGTGTCCATATGAAGCATATAGGCCACCCTGTCTTTGGTGACCTTCAGTATGGGGGCAATGTGATCGTTAGTGGCCAACGGTATGCCTCCTATAAGGCCTTTGTCCAAAACTGTTTTAAGCTGATGCCTTACCAGGCACTACATGCAGCGGTACTTGGATTTAACCACCCAATAACAAAAGTAGCGCTCTCATTTGAAGCCCCTTTACCAGAAAATTTTGTTAAACTAATAGAGAAGTGGGAAAAATATGTAACCGCTCATAGGCATCATGTGGCGTAA